The Nocardia arthritidis genome has a window encoding:
- a CDS encoding carboxylesterase/lipase family protein, with protein MESIVSVTGGKVRGTIQDGIGVFLGIPYAAPPVGPARFEAPRPVAEWSGVRDASALGPTCAQAEYPPPVHALFGSDRIPGAEYLNVNVWTPDPGGSGLPVMVWIHGGAFVRGANSKPIYDGAAFARDGIVLVSINYRLGISGFAEIPGAPSNRGLLDQVFALRWVRDNVAAFGGDPDNVTLFGQSAGGLSTGLLAASRTARGLFRRAIIQSGPSIVCAPDDAQLVAGEAAKILGIEPTTTAFGALEADQLPPAQSAVALALMSDPDPRRWGETVIANGLGVLSFFPVVDGELVEGRAVDVLAAHPDRTLPLLTGWTADEFRFFTVPTGVAAGITDANLPPLLSRYGVDPAVAEVYSANRPGRPAAEVFNAIITDKAFRNDTVAAAEINAAAGQPTFVYEFAWPSGIDGIGACHVLELPFVFDTLAVAHKFTGPNPPQRLADEMHAAWVEFAKHGDPGWAPFETGTRSVFTFEGPRSHLVDDPRADELAALRGERG; from the coding sequence ATGGAAAGCATTGTGTCGGTAACGGGCGGCAAGGTTCGCGGGACGATCCAGGACGGCATCGGCGTGTTCCTCGGCATCCCGTATGCGGCGCCGCCGGTGGGCCCGGCGAGATTCGAAGCGCCACGGCCGGTCGCGGAGTGGTCCGGGGTACGGGATGCGTCGGCGTTGGGGCCGACCTGCGCCCAGGCGGAGTATCCACCGCCGGTCCATGCGCTGTTCGGCAGCGACCGGATTCCGGGCGCGGAATACCTGAACGTCAACGTGTGGACCCCGGATCCGGGCGGGTCCGGGCTGCCGGTCATGGTCTGGATACACGGCGGCGCGTTCGTCCGCGGCGCGAATTCGAAACCGATATACGACGGCGCCGCATTCGCCCGCGACGGCATCGTGCTGGTCTCGATCAACTATCGGCTCGGCATCTCCGGATTCGCGGAAATCCCTGGCGCACCGTCCAATCGGGGCCTGTTGGACCAGGTGTTCGCGCTGCGCTGGGTGCGGGACAATGTCGCCGCCTTCGGCGGTGACCCGGACAACGTCACCCTCTTCGGCCAATCGGCGGGCGGACTGAGCACCGGTCTGCTCGCCGCCTCGCGAACGGCGCGGGGGTTGTTCCGCCGAGCGATCATTCAGAGCGGGCCATCGATCGTCTGTGCGCCCGACGACGCCCAACTGGTGGCCGGGGAGGCCGCGAAGATCCTCGGAATCGAGCCGACCACAACGGCATTCGGCGCCCTGGAAGCTGATCAACTGCCACCGGCGCAGAGCGCGGTCGCGCTCGCGTTGATGTCCGATCCGGACCCGAGGCGCTGGGGCGAGACGGTGATCGCCAACGGACTCGGTGTGCTCAGCTTCTTCCCGGTGGTCGACGGTGAGCTGGTCGAGGGCCGGGCGGTGGATGTCCTCGCCGCGCATCCGGATCGGACACTGCCGCTGCTGACCGGCTGGACCGCGGACGAATTCCGCTTCTTCACCGTTCCCACCGGGGTGGCCGCGGGCATCACCGACGCGAACCTGCCGCCGCTGCTGTCCAGGTACGGCGTGGATCCCGCGGTGGCCGAGGTCTATTCGGCGAACCGACCGGGCCGGCCTGCCGCCGAGGTATTCAACGCGATCATCACCGACAAGGCCTTCCGCAACGACACCGTCGCCGCCGCCGAGATCAACGCGGCCGCGGGACAGCCGACGTTCGTCTACGAATTCGCCTGGCCCAGCGGCATCGACGGCATCGGCGCCTGTCATGTGCTGGAACTGCCGTTCGTCTTCGACACGCTCGCCGTCGCACACAAATTCACCGGGCCGAATCCGCCGCAGCGGCTGGCCGATGAAATGCATGCGGCCTGGGTCGAATTCGCCAAGCATGGCGATCCGGGCTGGGCACCCTTCGAAACGGGCACCCGGTCGGTGTTCACCTTCGAGGGTCCGCGCTCACATCTGGTCGATGATCCGCGCGCCGACGAACTGGCCGCTCTGCGCGGCGAACGAGGTTAA
- a CDS encoding GlsB/YeaQ/YmgE family stress response membrane protein: MWGIISMIVIGLIAGAIARLLVPGKENFGWIGTIVLGILGGYVGGTLGSLVFAPHKFSVHPPVTHSFIGAIIGAVILLVIYKFVRARV, translated from the coding sequence ATGTGGGGCATCATCTCGATGATCGTCATCGGTCTCATCGCAGGGGCGATCGCCCGCCTGCTCGTCCCCGGCAAAGAGAATTTCGGCTGGATCGGCACGATCGTGCTCGGCATCCTCGGCGGTTACGTCGGCGGCACGCTGGGCAGTCTGGTGTTCGCGCCGCACAAATTCAGCGTGCACCCACCGGTCACCCACTCCTTCATCGGTGCCATCATCGGCGCGGTGATCCTGCTGGTGATCTATAAGTTCGTCAGGGCGCGAGTCTGA